The Lactuca sativa cultivar Salinas chromosome 2, Lsat_Salinas_v11, whole genome shotgun sequence genome includes a window with the following:
- the LOC111921732 gene encoding uncharacterized protein LOC111921732, protein MNAKPPSLSGSPTPVEVIDWISEIEMVFDSCDCSDRQKTIFIVRKLKIGVLSWWKLLTNTMPKGEAIKMLWEKFLEQLKRQYCSKTDLLEMNNEFQNLKKVKLSVTKYVIAFTKKMKLFPYLVPTELFNIERFANGLLEDFGRTVKIATTLEKAEVGEKRKLEESLRPDQKGRRHPQDPIRRVSPQTRRGGVKVQKEALENALKE, encoded by the coding sequence ATGAATGCCAAACCACCGAGTCTTTCAGGAAGCCCAACACCAGTAGAAGTTAtagattggatctctgagatagAAATGGTGTTTGATAGTTGCGACTGCAGCGATAGACAGAAGACGATCTTCATTGTAAGGAAACTAAAGATTggggtgttgagttggtggaagttattAACTAATACGATGCCCAAAGGAGAGGCTATCAAGATGTTGTGGGAGAAATTCTTGGAGCAGTTGAAGAGACAGTACTGCTCAAAAACAGACCTATTGGAGatgaacaacgagtttcagaacttGAAAAAGGTAAAATTGAGCGTCACTAAGTACGTCATTGCATTCACAAAgaagatgaagctatttccctacttggtgcccACTGAACTCTTCAatattgagaggtttgctaacggattaCTAGAGGACTTTGGTCGAACGGTGAAGATCGCAACCACTCTGGAGAAGGCGGAGGTTGGAGAGAAGAGGAAGTTGGAGGAATCCTTAAGACCCGATCAAAAGGGTAGGAGGCATCCTCAGGACCCGATCAGAAGGGTAAGTCCTCAGACACGACGAGGTGGTGTGAAAGTGCAAAAAGAAGCACTAGAGAATGCATTGAAGGAGTGa